The sequence below is a genomic window from Thalassomonas haliotis.
TAGGGATGACCGGGCTGGCCTGGTCATCGTCCAGACTGTAAACATGGCTGATCACTTCGCTTTCCTCGGCGCGGCGCAAACGATCCATGGTGTGATCCAGCTCTTTACTGTCGCTAAGGGAAAATACATCCATTTTTGCCGGTTCAACCGCCGAGATATGGCAAGAGTGCAGGTTGGGCTGGCGTAAAACGGCATTGAGCTCTTGCTCTGTTGTCGCGGCTCCCTGTTTTAAACGCACCGCAAATTGATCGTCGATTTTTTTCAGGGTGATCTCTTTATTACCTCTTTTTAATTTCATGGTACTCATGGCTGCTGCTCCTGGTTAGTCTTGGCTGATTTATCCGTACGGTGACGACAACTTGTGATCAGCGGGATGTCGGGAGGATAAAATAAAGACTAGTAGAGAAGTACAGGACTGCCATGAAAATCTACTGAGGCTGACAGCTCAAAAAATATATTGCTTTTGCTTGGCTGGTTTTCAGTGGTTAAACGTCAGGGCAGACTGCCCTGATCAGTAAAGCCTGTCCGGGATTACACCTGTTTATTTTTACCCTGAGTTAAATCCAGCTGGTCCGCACAGGCAAACAGCGAAGGGGCGCCACCGGTATGCCAGAACAGCACTTGTTCACCCTGGCGAATTTCTCCTGTCCTGATCATGTCGATTAATCCCGCCATGGCGCGGCCGGTATAAACCGGATCTAATAATATGCCTTCAAGCTGTGCGGTCAGGGCGATGGCTTCATTTTCAGCTGCGCCGACAATACCGTAACCTTCTGCCAGGTAATCCGGGTTGAGGAGCAGGTCTTGAGATGAAAACGTTTCGCTGCTGCCGATCATCACTGCCGTTTTTCTTGCCAGTTCAAGAATTTGGCCATCAAAAGGCATATCCGGGTTTTCATCTTTGTCGATATTAATACCGACCAGCTCAAATGCCTGGTTAAAAAGGCGTTTGCCCAACATTAAGCCGACATGGGTGCCGCCCGAGCTGGAGGCAAAAATTAGCCGGGAAAAAGCCAGCCCCCGGGACTGTTCTGCCAGTTCCTTTACCGCGTCGATAAAGGCTAATGCCCCCAATGCATTGGAGCCGCCGTAGGGGACTATATAGGGGGTTTTCCCCTCGGCCTGCAAGCTTTGATAAAGGGCGGGAATATCTTCCCCTTTGCGGTTATCGCCGGCCCAGTGAATATAACAGCCGAAAAGGTTATCCAGCAGCAGGTTGCCTTGTGCTTTTTCCGGCTGCTCGCCCCCTAAGAGCAAGTGGCATTCAAGGTTTAACTG
It includes:
- a CDS encoding D-cysteine desulfhydrase family protein, which produces MDYQQFAKVDLGFFPTPLVKLSRLSQALGCEIWMKRDDMTGLAFGGNKTRKLEYILGDALAKGCDTIITAGAAQSNHCRQTAAAAAQLNLECHLLLGGEQPEKAQGNLLLDNLFGCYIHWAGDNRKGEDIPALYQSLQAEGKTPYIVPYGGSNALGALAFIDAVKELAEQSRGLAFSRLIFASSSGGTHVGLMLGKRLFNQAFELVGINIDKDENPDMPFDGQILELARKTAVMIGSSETFSSQDLLLNPDYLAEGYGIVGAAENEAIALTAQLEGILLDPVYTGRAMAGLIDMIRTGEIRQGEQVLFWHTGGAPSLFACADQLDLTQGKNKQV